gaacTCAGGACTGAGTTTTGGTgcaccccctgtgatctctACACCAAAAGCCacaaatcaaaaacaatgaatatttaCACCAGTGATTCTAATCTGGGATCAATGTTCAGGGATAAAGAACTGAACCATGGACTGGCACACCGTTTAGACTCATTGGGATTAATAGTTATCACATAGTATTAGTAAGAACCTTTACACATGGATTAGATGATGTGTAAATATGAATTTAGAGTGAAATAAGGAATTTTCGTTAACTCACAGTGATCTGATGGAGAGAACAAGACAGTAGTCTCACATTAAATGATTACAGCATTGGTAGCATTAGTGATTCCTCAGTTTGTTTGTAAAATGCATATTGACAACACTTTGTTAAATTTCTAGGTCCTGGGTTTATTCTACAGCAACAAAATGAACCCAGTCATAAAACATTGTCTCTTTCTACAATAGATTATCAGTCACTTTGTTCAACATATTCACTCATAGTGGAAAGGTATGAACAAAAGACACTTACACCACATTagagtctgtctgtctgttacaGTTGTGGGATCAGGAATATCTGGCTTTGAAAAATCCTCTGTGTTCAGGATGCTGTCCTTGTAGTGGTACACGGTCGCTCCTGGGAACTCCTCATTGGGTACAGCTGCAACAAGGAAGCGaaatctgctgctgctactcAGGCCTTTGACTATATTAGAGAATTCAGTGGCTTTCTGTCTCATCTTGGTGAGCACTTCATCTGAGAAGAACCACTTGTCTCATGTAGGTGGAGTGCAGAGACCATGTCCGAGAGAATCTCTGGTCGTTTTTGTGTAATCTTCACAGAGATCCTTGTATTTGTCCATGTTTTTGTAGATGGGCGGAAAATGCTTGTGGCGTCAGTCAGACTTTGACAGGAACtgttttttcttggtttttGCCAAGTAGCTGTGGAAGTTGTTTGCAAGTTTTCACAGCCTCTTCAAATGTCGCAGGGTTGCTTTCTAGAATAAAGTCGTTATAGAATTTGCAGGAGAATTTCTcagtcattttttcttcttcctcagtcAAATTCAAATAATGGTATCTTCTTTATCACAACTTCCATGCTGACCTGGATGTCCTGAACGCTGCTGTCGTCTACCTTCTCActgtcaaacacaaagaaagcatTTGCTGCATAAAGGATGCCGGTCACAACGTGGGTTGCGGAGCACGTCTTGGTCACatcttttatttgcatgttcttGGCTTCAAGATGAGACATCGTCAGTCGTTCAAATTCAGTTGCAGCCTTGTACTGAAGTGTTACTCTGCTCCGTTTCTTGgatttcttcttgtctttcagAAAACTGGCAGATCCTCCAACTTCAATCAACCTAGACAGCAGTGGCGTCGTGAGGCCTGTTTCAGGGGGGCTGCAGCCTCCCGTCCTTAAagcctagtgacgcccctgcatttttttgcaaactgtaaataaataaaagaaggagTCTCTCTCCCGCTGTGTGTGTTATGCATAAAATGAGTCCTTCAGTGAAACTCACAGggctgttattttatttattataatttattttatcaaaatcCATCACAATGTattgagtttatttttactgtaaatacGGATTTCTGTTAATATAAGTCAAGCTTTTGTGgatttattgttatatttattttatttctaagtCAGTGGATGTGACGAGTGGTCCCTCACTGGGAGAGGTATGTGGTTCTGCTCTAGGTTCAAAAAAAGTCATGTCTCTTGagtttaaatgcaaaattaacGGAAGAATGTTGACGTCACATGTTCCGAGATGTGTTTATGGAGGAGTTAGTGGAGCGGCGTGTTTTAAGACCCATTTTGAGCGAGACAAGGGGAGTTTGTTAACCTGCTTCtcctcagtcagtgcgtttacacgcacgtgaaaaaaaaacgaattattgcctcaatcggactctaacaggagaactttagtgcatgtaaacacgttactccgattaaaatcagagttctcattatctgactGAGACGCCCAGATGATGTGATTGAATCGGgtggataatgcgtgtgcgcatgctccgtGTGACCAGCGAACAAAGACgtccaagaaagaagaagaggaggaatagcgcgaacattacgtataagagtaaaaaatattctattctccgtctggttgttgtttaaatgccggtctgccgcatgaacaactcttgtttattatatcgcgcaataggtcaaccggaaatcagGCCGTATaaacgtggtattaacctgctgaaaagacacgtattgCCCCCAAGTGtggggacaaggactgtagtcagaaagtcgaattttgactGTGGCACAGCAGCTCGGTCCGCGCTCGAGTCCagctccctgtgtctgcgtgggttttctctgggtactctggtttcctcccacctccaaagacatgttcttTAGGCTGATTGGTTGCTATAAATTGACCCTAAATtgcctgtgtgagtgtgaatggttgtttgtctctgtgttagccctgcgatagggtggagacctgtccagagagaccccacctctcacctacGGCAGTTGGGATAGACttcagcaacccccgtgactctagtgaggattaagtggtatggaagatgagatgagatgagacttcGTTTCCCCAGTGCCCAGTTGAGGCATCCATATGAAGGAGTTGTGTTGTTGGACTTCTGTTCTAGCCACAgattgtctttttcttttccaagcTGGAACAAGAACAGTTTAGGGCAAAGCTGGATGATTGACTTTGTGGTCATATCTTCATACCTTTTGCCATGTTGGACACTCAAGTAAAGTGAATGTCAGAGCTGAAGAGTGAAGTAACAGCAGACATGGAGATGAAGCAGCACAGAGAAGGTGGACTGTAAGAAAACTAGTGAACACTGGATTCTATTAATTCACTCTCTGATgatcagaaaaattaaaaagaaaatgtggtgTGGTGTGATGTGTAAGAGAGCAGTCTacaacattttatgaacaataGCTTTAATACTAATATTCAGTATTCTGACTAGTAACTAAACTGAATGATTCAATATATATGTGAAAGTGTGTTCAGACTTTATCAGAAGAATCTCATCTAAGACACATCACATGTAAAACTAAATTTCCTGTTTTCAAGGCATCACGTTGTGGGATGATGAAACTCTGAAAGACAAGATAAGAGAGAGTGCCCAGCCCAGCTGTGAGTTTCAGATCAGTTCGTCTGATTCCACTGATGATAAGTCTTCTCTGCTGGATGTCAGTGGTTCCCTGAAGGCCAGTTTTCTGAGTGGACTGATTGAAGTTGGAGGATCTGCCAAATATATGAATGATAGGAAGTAACACAAGAATCAGAGCAGAGTCACATTTCAGTACAAAGTTACCACCAGATTCAAACAGCTGTTGGTGACTCCTTCTGAAGCCAAAACCACCAAACAAATAGACAATGCTGTGATAAATTCAGCAACACATGTGGTCACCGGCATCCTTTACAGGGCCAatgctttctttgtgtttgacagTGAGAAGTTAGATGCTAGCAGCGTTCAGGACATTCAGGGGAAGATGGAAGCGGTAATAAAGAAGATCCCCtcattaaaaatagaaaggGACACTTCGTTGAAGCTGAATGACCAAGAAAAAGCTTTGACTGACAAATTTACCTGCAAATTCTATGGAGACTTCATTCTTGATACCAACCCTGTCACATTTGAAGACGCtgtgaacacatacaaacaaCTTCCACATCTTCTAGGAGAGAATAAAGAACATATTGTTCCACTAAAGGTTTGGATGACACCACTGAAGATCTTCCATTCAGAAGCTGCTGAGGTGATATCTGAGATCAGCATTGGCCTTGTAAGAAAGGCTCACGATGCTCTGGAAGATCTGCACCACATGAAGATGATCTGCAACGACCTTCTGGCAGATGAAGTTGCTGGATATTTCCCACAGATTCATGAAAAGTTGAGCCGTTTCCAAACCCTGTGTGATTACTAAGTAGCTGCTCTCCAAGACATCATGAAGAACAAACTCGCTGCCATCAGGGCTGGTAAAGAAGATGAGAAGCAGTTAGAAAAAGTCTTTGATGACCGAGATAAGTCACCATTCAGTCATGAGAAATTAACAGAGTGGATGAGTTCTACAGAGAGAGAAGTCATCGTCATAGCCTCCTGTTTGAAGAAGATGGAAGGAATAAAGGTTGTTGCCAACCAGtcagagctggagagagaggTTCTTGATCTAAATGTAGAGGATGTTCTCTGCTTTGTGTTCACCTCCCTGGAAACTACAGATCCGTTCCTCCAGGAAATGTCAGACAACCTGGATCCACTGAAAGTACGACATAGTGGGGATGACACTCCTACCCAGGACAAATGGTTCTCCTCAGATGAAGTGATaacaaaaatgagacaaaaagcCCAATTCATCCATGATCATAACAAAACAGGGGCTCAGCAGAACAACAGTGAATCTGGTTTCCTTGTGGCAGCAATTGCAAATGAGAAATATAAAGGAGCGAGCATCTACCACTACAAAGACATGATCCTGGTCACCGATGATTTCTCAAAGTCGGATGATGCTATAATGTGAAAAATGCGATGGACAGAAACTATTTGGTCTGGCTTCTGGACTGGCCTGCAGGAACTCTGTCCTACTACCTAGTCTCATTTAACACATTCAACACCACATTCACTGAGCCGGTTTATGTAGCCATGAAGCTGTGGACAAAAAACGAATGCAGCAAACAACTCAAAACAGATATAACCAGAGCTGCTTCTACCCATTAAGGTTTCAATCTTCAGTGTATTTTATGTTCTTCAGTTTGAGGGGTGTTTGGGAACTGCATTGCTCTGTGCAGTTTATTACTGATTAATTATGTTTAGTGTGTGTTGCTCTGATTTGACGATATTTCACATTCTAACTGGTGTGTGGTTAAAAATcacttgtattattattttattatcgcAGGCTCTAACTGATTAGAaggttttggtcattttatatttaagatttattatctcctgtttgatttgtttgcttgaTTAACACATTTGTAATGTTAAGATTGATTCTAATAacttttttatatgtttgttattgggttgttttcattttcaatatatatttgttaattTCTGTTGATTGAGGTTTTCCTGTAAGTAAATAATGATGAATCATTTCTCATTGGTCCtccatacagtatataattaagattaaaatgaatgcaaataatcaagttgttttgtcttgtttctttcccacaaacacacagagagtggATCTAATAATGTGCTGATTTATTTCTCAATTGGCCGATGAATAATTTTCTGTACAACAGAAAAGGGACGTCTTTGTAGtgcatgagaagaaaaaaggttaaatttcacattttaggagctgcacattttgtttataAAGGTTATGGGGTAATTATTTGATGTTAAAAATAGTTCAGTTTTCTAGAGTTGTAGAATAAATACTGATATTATTGCTAAAATTAAATTGATGGCTACTCAAAATTAGACAAGGCTGCCCTCTGCTGACAGAGAGTGTAACTATGACAAAAACTGTTGTCGTCAAAGGAAAATCAATGTGTACACATTCATGGAGTTGTAGAACATTATAATCTAGTTTAGTTtgaacaaagataaaaaagaaaagggaaaaaggaaagaatataTGAAGATCAGTTCAAAGAGGACTAGGAAGTAGGAGTATAAACTTATTAACTTCTACCCCCTTATCTCCCTATGATTCATTGCCATATTGCATGTCCCTATATGTAATAAATTGATTTAGCATGTAAATCATATATCATGGACTGCTgtggaaggaaaacattcttAGTTTTGTCATCATTTGTGTCAGTTATTAATGAGACCAGGCCAATAATGTGCATGACTTCCCACTGCACAACGCCACCTCCTACAGGGTGAGTGAAGAATAAtcctcacaaacacagataaTTAATAAGCTGAACACAAAACTTCAAATTGTCCCAAAGAGACCTTCACCTCCTTAAATACTCTGGTCTTAATAGGAACAAATAGACTTGGCCATACTCACCTAATTACAACCTAAACGTCCTTTAAGTTTAAACCAAAACTGCAGCCTCCATCCACTTTTTGCTACAGTCTATGGTGTCTATGCAGGAAGCCCaaagaacaaaagcaacaaaggaTTATGCTGTTCAAAACCTAAACAGTGTTAACGGAGGGGCTGGGGTGGAGGCAGGTTCTAAACCCTGCAAAAACAACTGAGTGGATGAGTTCTAAACAACTGCACTTATACAGAATGGAAAGTTATGGATAAATAATTTCTAATATTGAATTTTGTTTGCTTGGATGGCCCACAGGCAAATATAGATGCAGatatattaatgaataaataaaactcgtGAAATATTATGACAATGGTGCTAAATAGGctaaataataatctaaatcaCTTACATTTTAAGTACAGTATGTGAAGGTAAAACAAGTGCAGCCAATTTGATGGAGCTGAATTAATAGTAGCCTTATCTATATTTTACAGGTGCTATGCTTAAGTTTCTAACAAGCAGCACAGAGTCCAGCCAGTCAGCCAGTGGAGGGACACAACCAGATAGGACAGGATGATTTTGCATCCAGAAAGTGCAGAAAGGGACATTTTTGATGGTGAGTAATTTGTTACACATTtagtttggtttgatttggtctgtatttatttggagTTAGACCAACAGGTGGTTACACTAGTGCAATATATttaaggggtggggtggggggagtggaAGCACTGGGTGTCAGGTGTGACTGTTGAACATTGTGGGGTTCAGTTAAGAAGGCCACTTAGGAGAATTTTGCCTAGGGCCCCATGAAGGTCTGAACCAGCTCTGACCAGACACTAggtaattagcctagccaccgaagtaaaacactggaaaacaccagctaattagcctagccaccagcagtaggaaAGAAATTGGAGTCACCCCCCTTAATGCAGCCACCACCCCACCATGTACCTTTCAACTAACCAGTTAGATTAATcctactacaactgctaccaATTGTCAGCacatagctagccttacctttagcatgctccccagctagcgtgcTTCCTCCGTAGCCACAACCACTGGCTCGCTcgctccgctgccagggacatattctttacggcaaccctctgttcttttccgcgAATGCCcgactcacacaggagagcaacgGCGGATTTTGCAaaacaaatccacggcagccgacctccactgggcgcacacgggcgctccagcctcgctgTTCCGCTTCTGATGCCAACTCcgcatatctatctctcttgtgCTCATTCGCCTCTTCAACTCTGCCTTTCCACGGGACAGTTAgttccacaaaatacactatcctttctttctcagaccacaacagcacgtccggtcttttgagggtcacgGCTATCTGTTATGGAATCATCAGCCGGCCATCTAGGtcggtcctcagctcccaggctccgcccacacttagctgccctACATTATGCCTGCACCTCGCTgatctggccttatctccctcctgagCAAACATAATATgtttattctcctttctagcaactgaggaatttgcttcaatccgTTTTCTGCATCTGCAATGGTTAGAAGAGTGTCGGATATGTCCGGGAACTTGGTCGATCAGCTGGACCGGGATCTGGCGAAGTGCAGGTGGTTCAGCATCCAGTGTGACGAGTCCGTGGACAGCAGCAGTACAACGCATCTGCTCGTCTTTATCCGGTTTTATGGTGTTTGATGATTTCTCCACAAAAGAAGATCTTCTGACACTGCTGCCCCTAAATACAACTACGAGGGGAATTGACATCTATAACGCGGTGAAGGAGTTTTTTTCGTcttgaacaaaacacgtgtaatcaggagacattttacctctccaacgtctccctgcacaaacacaaacgtgaacacatgtcattggagtgcgtgctttgaaaagcgcgggtcccgtttggattggtcgacagaaacggttggaggaggaggaggaggagaagaagaagaagaagaagaagaagaagaagacatgccattggctgttgggacactgaacatccgtctttgacgttacgcttaacaaggtcaacaaccaccacgcggctgttcccgcttggtcacagaaactaggagcaaacagcagctaatgtcgaggctggaggaaggacgaaggcagaaggcaagtatcaaactgaagcttagtggtattagctttatttaccaccatgcctctgactttactcagtcgacaaaaccaatccgctagcatgtcgtcaattgaaatgttagctagctgacaaaagtatggccggtggcggcgtcttcacgtggcgtctgccagtgttagtcatagatataacTCGATGAGtattagtagtcagccagaccaaccactttttattttatttacactaacgttagcttagcacttaacactgagtcattacgtttacttttgtgaactgactgacacaggcggagagaaagaggaacaacttttgtttagagctgcaacaatgaacaataatcgattattaaccctcttatacattttcactaatttgTTGGCCATAACCTTGACTGCGTGTCTTGAAatgcatgatttctggctaggataggaagctggatttaatgtaacgtgtcaaaatgtcaaagtcttctttccacacagactgctcctactcctccacttgcaggtgtcgctaataagacattttaagtggattttcttccaaagaagagagaacaaatgttttatagatgatactgagatttggtaatggtttatttcaaccagttactctttcttaacactaatattttcatcttcctcttgcctctcacaaatatacgAGGAGcaacctactctgcctttttcaaggtttttcaaattttaattttggtgcaacactagttagtggtcaacatgaaattcaaaacaatactgaaaaatacgtaaaggataagctaacgatcatcttctagtttattgaggggagatctgctaacacagtttaggtcgactatttcacaaccaacagcatttattttgattttggcaaatttcatgagtcatcattttttttctttctctctgcagataagtggtgagagttgatttcatggcataaacttgtgtttaagaactccactcctttccatgctgaactgtacagtgaagcagtgcgctccacagtaggagaaaccttagtcaaagaacccaatgttgagcagctacagagatgcagtggaaaggcactcagtacaaaaagggtgTTTCTgagtttaaaccaaggtgaggcacttgaattcagacagattcagctcatgcttgtgatgcaggaccaacACGTATACTTTGTTCTCCcttcatgatgtgtcctatgtgccagcatttgcattgtatgaagtgaaacaagcatgaaatgttggaagcctgagcagaaactagattattaccatttgcatgtgtacaagctttgtgggacaagagtaatttcacttaagcatagcactgttgactccgagtcatctggagtttgagagattaaaatctgacagtaac
This window of the Mugil cephalus isolate CIBA_MC_2020 chromosome 16, CIBA_Mcephalus_1.1, whole genome shotgun sequence genome carries:
- the LOC125022775 gene encoding LOW QUALITY PROTEIN: neoverrucotoxin subunit alpha-like (The sequence of the model RefSeq protein was modified relative to this genomic sequence to represent the inferred CDS: substituted 2 bases at 2 genomic stop codons), with the protein product MEMKQHREGITLWDDETLKDKIRESAQPSCEFQISSSDSTDDKSSLLDVSGSLKASFLSGLIEVGGSAKYMNDRKXHKNQSRVTFQYKVTTRFKQLLVTPSEAKTTKQIDNAVINSATHVVTGILYRANAFFVFDSEKLDASSVQDIQGKMEAVIKKIPSLKIERDTSLKLNDQEKALTDKFTCKFYGDFILDTNPVTFEDAVNTYKQLPHLLGENKEHIVPLKVWMTPLKIFHSEAAEVISEISIGLVRKAHDALEDLHHMKMICNDLLADEVAGYFPQIHEKLSRFQTLCDYXVAALQDIMKNKLAAIRAGKEDEKQLEKVFDDRDKSPFSHEKLTEWMSSTEREVIVIASCLKKMEGIKVVANQSELEREVLDLNVEDVLCFVFTSLETTDPFLQEMSDNLDPLKVRHSGDDTPTQDKWFSSDEVITKMRQKAQFIHDHNKTGAQQNNSESGFLVAAIANEKYKGASIYHYKDMILVTDDFSKSDDAIM